One genomic window of Vibrio parahaemolyticus includes the following:
- a CDS encoding sigma-54-dependent Fis family transcriptional regulator gives MELQHISDNNWLSTSWIRSEQAGLKQRRRPEDIRVTPATLQDRRHQLNFLLETVTQFALPLFNQLFAHSDSRLILTDADGVIIGSWGQPKFREKLTEIALSSGACWQEKVKGTNAIGTAIIEAKPVSVIGDQHFIQHHRFISCSANPIFDHLGHLIGVLDITSEQKKHDFSTQVLVQNMVLQVENQLLNLIPQGHIRVDLACEKGLLNSGWQGIIIANEDGQILAHNQVASQLLAQQNVIGQSLDDILSIQSADHPFVFKTKPLTDKKVKSRSVTASNDLHYGDSTVEHCWQQANRVIDKDISLLILGETGVGKNEFVKALHKNSQRKTGPLVSVNCGALPKDLVESELFGYVAGAFTGANSKGYQGKIRQAHKGILFLDEIADLPLEAQSRLLHVLQDKTVLPVGSNQSVQVDTQIIAATHKDLDSLVSEGLFRQDLYYRLNGLIIELPRFEERDDKQQLIENIHRRHAESEQQLCPHLLSLLLSYSWPGNLRELDSLIKVSALMAQGEETLELAHVPTHLSKKLSQAQDVTTAAEPTLKLRATVEDKLLKTYQANQGNISKTSRMLGVSRNTIYRKLKSLGILG, from the coding sequence TTAGCGATAACAACTGGCTTTCTACGTCATGGATCCGAAGTGAACAGGCGGGTTTAAAACAGCGCCGACGCCCTGAAGATATTCGAGTGACACCAGCGACACTTCAAGATAGGCGTCATCAACTCAACTTCTTATTGGAAACCGTCACCCAGTTTGCTCTCCCGCTGTTTAATCAGCTTTTTGCTCACAGTGACAGCCGCTTAATTCTGACGGATGCCGACGGCGTCATCATCGGCAGTTGGGGACAACCTAAGTTCCGCGAAAAGTTGACCGAAATAGCGCTGAGTTCGGGGGCGTGTTGGCAAGAAAAGGTCAAAGGCACCAACGCGATTGGGACTGCGATAATTGAAGCAAAACCGGTCTCTGTCATCGGCGATCAACACTTTATCCAACACCATCGTTTTATTAGCTGCTCGGCCAATCCTATTTTCGATCATCTTGGTCATTTGATTGGCGTATTAGATATCACCAGCGAGCAAAAGAAACATGACTTCTCAACGCAGGTACTGGTGCAAAACATGGTGCTGCAGGTTGAAAATCAATTACTTAACTTGATTCCACAAGGGCATATTCGTGTGGATTTGGCGTGTGAGAAAGGCTTACTGAACAGTGGGTGGCAAGGGATTATCATCGCCAATGAAGATGGACAGATCCTTGCGCACAACCAAGTTGCTTCTCAACTCCTCGCGCAACAAAACGTCATCGGGCAATCGCTCGACGACATTCTTTCGATCCAGAGTGCCGACCATCCTTTCGTGTTCAAAACAAAGCCGCTGACCGACAAAAAAGTGAAGTCTCGTTCCGTTACCGCTTCCAATGATCTTCATTATGGTGATTCCACTGTCGAGCATTGCTGGCAACAAGCCAATCGCGTTATCGATAAAGACATCAGTTTACTGATTCTCGGAGAGACTGGGGTCGGTAAAAATGAGTTCGTGAAAGCACTCCATAAAAACAGCCAGAGAAAAACTGGCCCTTTGGTTTCCGTCAACTGTGGCGCACTACCGAAAGATTTGGTTGAGTCCGAATTGTTTGGCTACGTAGCTGGTGCATTTACTGGCGCAAACAGCAAAGGCTATCAGGGAAAAATTCGCCAAGCACACAAAGGGATTTTGTTTCTGGATGAAATCGCCGACTTACCGCTAGAAGCTCAAAGCCGATTGCTTCATGTGCTTCAAGATAAGACCGTACTTCCCGTTGGTTCAAACCAAAGTGTTCAAGTCGATACGCAAATCATCGCGGCCACGCATAAGGATCTCGATAGCTTGGTTAGCGAAGGATTGTTCCGTCAAGATTTATACTATCGTCTCAATGGTTTGATCATCGAATTGCCTCGCTTTGAAGAACGAGATGATAAGCAACAACTGATCGAGAATATCCATCGACGTCATGCTGAATCTGAACAACAACTCTGCCCTCACCTACTTTCTCTGCTGCTTTCTTACTCTTGGCCAGGAAACCTGCGAGAACTCGATAGTTTAATCAAAGTATCCGCGTTAATGGCGCAAGGTGAAGAAACGTTGGAGCTCGCTCACGTACCGACTCACCTGAGTAAGAAGCTCAGCCAAGCTCAAGACGTAACAACCGCTGCAGAGCCAACATTAAAACTGCGTGCAACCGTCGAAGACAAACTGCTTAAAACATATCAAGCAAATCAGGGCAACATAAGTAAAACCTCTCGTATGCTTGGCGTGAGTCGAAATACGATTTATAGAAAGCTGAAAAGCCTCGGCATATTGGGTTAA